In the Pocillopora verrucosa isolate sample1 chromosome 4, ASM3666991v2, whole genome shotgun sequence genome, GTCACAGAtccatacaaaaaaaacaaacatactcACTAACTAATTTGCAGTCTCTCAACGGCTATTTTGAGTAGAGACTTTCTAAGCCATTGCATCATGTGTCTTTGTAGATTGATAGATATTTTAATGTGTGGCTTTTGAATgtaatttgtttaaatttcatggaatctgtttgttaaaaGTTTTAGTGTCCTGAATGTATTTGAATTTGAGGTTaatgttcctttttttgctATGCATTTTTAGAAAGTTCGTCTAATGCCACTTGAtgaagttgttatttttgatGCTGATACAAATACAATAGAAAGTCCATTTGATGATGTAGCACAGCTTCCTTCTGATGCAGTAAGTTTCAATTACTGACTATTGCTAATGCCTAACAAAGTTTCAGTTTAGTAACAGTACAATTATCTTTTGTAATTAGATGTGTCTTAAGCTTGTGGGCTCCTTAACAGAATGATCATTTCCCAGCTTACTGCTCAGACACCTGACCACATTTGTGTAGCTGTTACTTGGGAGCTTTTATTAAAGGTATCTTTTGGTAATTGATATTCCAGGGAAAGCTGGAATAGAATGAGACAGGATTCATAGGATTGATAGGAGGCAGTGTGACTTAGTGGTTAGGGGCTGGGGCTTATAAACTGGTGGTCCCAGGTTCAAGGACTCCACCTTGCTACTCACTGAGTTTGTTCTTGCTTTCCCTGTGTTCAACTCCTTTGCTGTACTTTGTatatagccaactggtctgcctcttGCCAGTTGAGGTTTTTAAAGATTATGTTTTTGTACAATGTTTGGGTCCAATTTGTTCTTACTGGCCTGGAAAGCTCCATTTGGGGAGTGGTCAATCAagtataaatacatatatacataaatgTAAGGACTTATGAGTGGCTACACTTCCATTTCAGTTATCAACTCTCAAGAGCACCCTTAAAAAACCTGTTTATCCAATTGATGACCATGTTTCAAGGGCTTTTTTATGTGCCATGGTGTCACTTATAGGATGCTACAGAGATGCTTTACGGCTCAAGACTGTGAGTATGAtgttacaaaaatttatcttacctcagtttttttgcttttttcattaaTGGAATAGCGTTGATCGTATCTTTGGGGTTTTGAGTAATTTGAGCAAAGGAAATTTTGTGAGTCAACAAataaacatttacatttatGTTATACACTTTTAGGGCGAAAAGATTGTCTTCGACAGGGACTCGTAAGTATCCATGTTCCTGTAGTAATAGATTCAACTGCATTTGTTTATTGAACTGCATTGTAAAATTAAACACACAAAGGAGGAAACGACCTAAAACCTAGATGTTGGTGGGATATCCACATAGAGGCTATCAGTCCTCGGATTGATTCGTTCAAGGCTCGTTTTCTCTCACGGCCGAGTAAAACCAGCCCTACAAATGACAAGTCAGGCGTGAAGGAGAACATAGagaaaattttaaccttaagAAAAACACTACATGTTTTCGAAGGGTTTGTCCCAAAGGTGTCTGTTACTCTTTTTCCTACTcgggttgaaaaaaaaattcatgtatcCCTTCGagcaaaaaataagaaaaatttatgAGTAAATGAACCTAACTTGTGTGATTGTAACGACTTTTTCTGTTCGTTGTCTTAGATTTGTCCAGTCAAAGTCTAACAGTAAAAGACAGTTACTGGAATTCATTCTTCAGTTGCAAATATTTGAACAGGTAATAACTTAGCCTCACCTTTCCATCGAAAAGCATCTTTTCCCATGCATAGAAGAAAAGTAGCGTTTTACCACGCAATTTAGGAGGTGAGAACGAAGGAGATCGCAGTTCAAAAAGTCGATTGATGTCCACCATTTTGGTCTTACTCTCGGCGGCCACGCGCACTCTGCATTTGAAGCTCAGTGATTGGTTAAGATTAAATTTCCGCGATTTTCGCTACGGTTGAGTGCATAAGGCTTCCTAGTGATTTTTCCCGCGTTTTATACAGGGCACTTGTGTTTGCAGTGAGTTTGACTATTAATAGTATCGAGTCCATTTTTGTGCTCATTGTATCCTAAAGCATTTCTATGGCTTACAAGTAatacgtttgtttactttttgcgGTAACGAGAGAATTGACTCTATGTTGTGGTAAAATTTACTGTAAGCGTTCATCAGTTCGAAGAATACTCTTAATTGTCCAGCTGAAAGGGCTCCTCCTCCTCTGGGCTCGGAGGAACTTGAGTTTATAAGGTAAACATGGCAGGGGATACTACACTAGTAATGAATACATTTTCGTCTAAGGTTTTTGAACAGTGGGCTCATGTGTTGtaatttttacagtttattgCAGAAAGACTAGACATGTTAAATGAAGGAAGAGGATTCAACGATGCTTTTGAAGAACAAATCGGTTTACAGGCTGAAAGTAAGCAATCTATATTTTAAGTCTTAAACATCTCGTGATACCAATTTTTTCGTTGGTGCTGAGCACTGCGTTGTGATTGTTCCATTAATCTGGAATACGTGTCCTTGCTATCTCATCAGTGTAGAGGCTTCGAAACACACCTCGAATGCTTTCTACAGGCTTAGATGCGTAGCGTATCGGATGGGTTTTTAATTCAAGTCctcattaacattttttattcaatttatatatttataaacAGCGTAGCTATTTTTTTGCTTGTGCCAAGTGGCTGATGGCTACCAAAAaggaatggggggggggggggagggtagagggaggaagggagggaggggaatTCTTATATATCCGATGCACTGGTGTTATGTCGTTCTGCCGATCtgcttattttattatttttttaacagcagTGGTGCAAAGGCCGAAAACTCTTCCAAGTGGTCCGAAACCTTATAAGCGTGGTTTAATGATTTTACTAACACCATTTGTTTTTCGATGTGTTATTTTTTGCAGATAAAGGAAGCTGGAAATCACAGTATCAGTCGTGGATGAATGAAACTAAGGTTTTTGAAGAATGGCACTTCTGATCAAACTGTTGTCTTGGATGTTCTTTTACTGTAGACTTTTCAGTTGACATAAGCTAAGAACAACCATAGTGAGagaagtattaaaaaaaaaaatcagcttgtATTgctgattagttgttttttttttctctgagttcTCGTTAACTTTTACAACACAGTCGAAAAGGGCTCTAAAGCTCCGTGACAATGAGCTTTGAGTTACTGCTTGAACTGAGTATTCTTTAGGAAGCCTATTCTCCCTTCTCGCCGGCCATGTAGACTAATTCTCTCTTTCAGTGACATTGAACCTGTGCgtttttcatttgcagaaatCTGGCGGTGCTTTCCTCGATAAGGTAAACTAATGACTTCACAGTTTTTGCCTTTCTCAAGAAGTAATTTGAGTCTATCGGTAATGTCGCAGATGAAGAAAATTCTACTTTTTAGCCATCATTGAAATTTCCGTATCTtaagatgtttttttaagaTCTCATTATTTCTTGATTGGGCCTTGTTTAGCTTGTCATGTCATACTTGCATTGTGtattacttttttaattttatgatttCTTATCCAGGCTGGTAACATGGTGAAGAAACAGTGCAAGAATAAATGGAAAACTGCGAAGGATGGAATTAAATCAGTTAGAGCTGATTTAGCGGATATACTGAAGGGAAAGGTAGAACGATATTACTTTGTAAATTCTCAAAgaaaaccttgtttttttttattgtggctGTAAGTTGTTCAGCAATTTACGTCGACTTCTCGTTGGTGGTCTGTTGTCTTTCTTGCTTTAAGTCTCTCTTCAGAATTCGCAAAGTTTGGCTCCACTCTCAAGCTTAACTTTACAAGAATACACCAATTCTGACGTAGCGATCAATCTTAAAGGAGTATGATAGATTATGGTATAAACATATACTTTCTGTGTTGGCCTATGTTAGGCCATCAATCAATGTTTTATATACACACACACGTACATCTCTCGAGATTGTGAATGGCTAACACGAATGTCGTAAGCCCAATGGTTGTCTTTCCACGCTACCTGTTCACTGTGTAATTCTTTATTTGTGGTGATGAGATGAATGAATGTAAATAGCAAAATTGAAACGTGTAGCGTATTTCATAGGGACAACCTTACAGTTGTGGTAACACACAAAGAACTCGTACATAGTAATAGATTAGAATAATGAATTGAAGTGTGCGGATGGAAAAAGGAAATGCTCTTCTTATAGGATGAGGACGAGTATGCAGGAGAACAGAAGAGATCAAATACCAATCCGGAATTCAAGTCGTTCTCAGTTTACAGACTTTCACCTTTTAACAAGAGAAGAACAATTTCGCCTGTTGAGGTAAATAAGATCTATGCTCAAAGTGCAATTAAAGCCAGGTGATTCATTTTCCCTTGTAGAACAATCCATGAATTATTTTGACTGCGGGAGCGTCTCCTTAGAACAGGTGTTGATACCGTCTTAGTTTTTGTGGTGGtggtggttgttgttgttgttgttgtttgtgtgGTTGATACAATGGTTGGCCAAATGTATTTCGGACAGGTCCTCTTTAAGGACAACATCTTAAACGCTACCATTTTATTATTTCCAAATGTAGTGTAATGAATCTCCAATGTAAATTAGGCCCCTTTTATGCTTGCATACTCCCATATAATGACTAAATTTCTTGGACTGCTTGTGTCTTAGTTCGAAAAACTCAAACTGGAAAGTGGCGCAAAGGAGCGCCCACCCAGACCTCCTCCGCCTCGGCCAAGTCCTTACAGCGCTTCTGCCAAGCGCCCTCGCGCTTCAGTCATGTCAACAGCGGAGGGAAAGTTCTCCCCTAAGCTGGTTGCACGCAGCAGTGCCCCCAATCTGTCATTGGAACCTGTTGTGGCCGAACTCATCTCACTGGATGACATTCCAAATTCGTCAAATGCTAGTGATAGGACACAAGGCTCGACTGATTCTTTGGTGAGTTTTCTTCGGGGATGTATTAATGAATGGTTTTGCGGTTTGAACTGAAATGCGTCGAAGAAGGGATAGTTCTTCAAAACCGAAACGTAGATAAGGGTAATCTTTGCGATCTTTGTCGAAGAGGTGTCAAGGTTAATGTGGGTTTTGAAAGTTGAGATGATCGAAGTTTCTTAATTCTTAGTCTCCGCTTGAATGATAAGCGAGGTGTTTGGCAAAGCTGGAGGTTTTGCTTTTGAGCGGTTGGTTGAGTTTTACCCCTGTTAAAATTGGCATGTTACATTGTCAAGTTTTCTGATGTTAGTTTATATCTTTAGTGTAAAGTAAGAAACATTTGAGCGAAAGAGATTTGTAATTATCGCTGATTGCTTGTCAAGCTGTGGTATAGACGTTatttatttcaaggaaaaacggGCTCCTTTTACCAAACTTACTTGAGCTACTTCGTATGATCGATTATACTGCCCTTATTACAATAAACGCAAGCTACTTCTTCTTGCAGGAAATGGGCTCTTTAAATACATCCAGCGAGGATACAAATTCATTCCTACCCCTAGAAACATCCATAAATGAATACTCTGCTGGAGACATCACTCCCTCGGGAACCTTTAGCTATGAGGATGTAGACATAAACGTAAGACGATCAAATTCAACTAGGCATAGTTCAGAGAGTAATGAAGCGTCAGTAGAGAGGAGCAAATCATCTCCGTCACGACCAAAACCACCAGTTCCAAAGAGACCAGCTTCGGTAAAGAGAAAGCCTCAAGACTCAGCGAACCCTCTATTAGAAAACGCACACATGGGGGATAATGTTACATCAACGTCAAGTGCGACGAAGCCACCCAAATCAGTGGACGATATATTAGAAAGTGCTCAAATT is a window encoding:
- the LOC131771079 gene encoding DENN domain-containing protein 1B, translated to MGSRLRPFPERIFECFLEVAAPTDSEGPETKFIHPTDFDEKEALKAIPQFCYPCVTSSEAVQHYTFVLTDIEGKYRFGFCRYSPDVKTCLCILSYLPWFKFFYELLNRISDLKRENEINAILPILNHLYGQAPKEPGSKLSVAVDGSKRDISFVVPDTTKLPSIPDDRNLTDYFAAVHPSNMIFIFASMFFERRIIVTSKKLNLLTACTYGASSLLYPMHWQHMFVPIVPRHLLDYCCAPMPFLVGVHSSLMPKVRLMPLDEVVIFDADTNTIESPFDDVAQLPSDALSTLKSTLKKPVYPIDDHVSRAFLCAMVSLIGCYRDALRLKTGEKIVFDRDSFVQSKSNSKRQLLEFILQLQIFEQFIAERLDMLNEGRGFNDAFEEQIGLQAENKGSWKSQYQSWMNETKKSGGAFLDKAGNMVKKQCKNKWKTAKDGIKSVRADLADILKGKDEDEYAGEQKRSNTNPEFKSFSVYRLSPFNKRRTISPVEFEKLKLESGAKERPPRPPPPRPSPYSASAKRPRASVMSTAEGKFSPKLVARSSAPNLSLEPVVAELISLDDIPNSSNASDRTQGSTDSLEMGSLNTSSEDTNSFLPLETSINEYSAGDITPSGTFSYEDVDINVRRSNSTRHSSESNEASVERSKSSPSRPKPPVPKRPASVKRKPQDSANPLLENAHMGDNVTSTSSATKPPKSVDDILESAQIDDTISPLRPVSLSLLRDTMASLPVDAQEFLFPETDVKSLEVGTGAQNNSNANPNLGNNRNEAELPQSVSTSNHIGAVDLSLLEIRRDSGPDHNVPKSNQALEVNQNVDTKSEEIKCDKQSGTSNSQQSWVNFD